A single region of the Sorghum bicolor cultivar BTx623 chromosome 7, Sorghum_bicolor_NCBIv3, whole genome shotgun sequence genome encodes:
- the LOC8055227 gene encoding probable galactinol--sucrose galactosyltransferase 1 isoform X1 has protein sequence MTVGAGIAVQDGSLLALGAKVLREVRPNVLVTPAAGGGLTNGAFLGVRSAPAGSRSVFPVGKLRDQRFMCTFRFKMWWMTQRMGSSGRDIPFETQFLIVEGTDGLQSTGDGTGEQPVVYTIFLPILEGSFRAVLQGNADDELEICLESGDPDVESFEGSHLVFVGAGSDPFEVITNSVKVVERHLQTFSHREKKKMPDMLNWFGWCTWDAFYTNVTAQGVKKGLQSFEKGGVSPRFVIIDDGWQSVAMDPVGIACLSDNSANFANRLTHIKENHKFQKNGREGHREDDPAKGLAHIVNEIKGKHELKYGTMTLDKLFLYIRLLQILKVVSLTCVKQLRYVYVWHAITGYWGGVRPGVAGMEHYESKMQQPVSSPGVQKNEPCDALDSITTNGMGLVNPEKVFSFYNELHSYLASAGIDGVKVDVQNILETLGAGHGGRVLLARKYQQALEASVARNFPDNGIISCMSHNTDNLYSSKRSAVIRASDDFWPRDPASHTIHIASVAYNTVFLGEFMQPDWDMFHSVHPMAEYHAAARAVGGCAIYVSDKPGNHDFNLLKKLVLPDGSILRAKLPGRPTRDCLFSDPARDGKSILKIWNLNEHSGVIGAFNCQGAGWCQVGKKNLIHDEQPGTVTGVIRAQDVGYLAKVADQSWNGDVIVYSHVGGEVVYLPKNASLPVTLRSREYEVFTVVPLKHLPNGVSFAPIGLVGMFNSGGAVREVRFSEDADVELKVRGSGTVGAYSSTRPRSVTIDSKAVGFCYDDACGQLTFELGLSEQELYFWTVSVGY, from the exons ATGACGGTGGGCGCCGGGATCGCCGTCCAGGACGGCAGCCTCCTGGCGCTGGGGGCCAAGGTCCTGCGGGAGGTGCGCCCCAACGTGCTCGTCACGCCCGCCGCCGGCGGAGGCCTCACCAACGGCGCGTTCCTCGGCGTCCGCTCCGCACCCGCCGGCAGCCGCAGCGTCTTCCCCGTCGGCAAGCTCCG TGACCAGCGATTCATGTGCACGTTCCGGTTCAAGATGTGGTGGATGACGCAGAGGATGGGCTCATCAGGCCGCGACATCCCCTTCGAGACGCAGTTCCTGATCGTCGAAGGCACCGATGGACTGCAGTCCACCGGCGATGGCACCGGCGAGCAGCCTGTCGTGTACACCATCTTCCTCCCCATATTGGAGGGCTCATTCCGTGCTGTTCTTCAGGGGAACGCTGACGATGAGCTGGAGATTTGCTTAGAGAGCG GCGATCCAGATGTGGAATCCTTCGAAGGCTCCCATCTGGTCTTCGTTGGCGCCGGATCGGATCCGTTCGAGGTCATCACAAATTCAGTAAA AGTCGTTGAGAGGCACTTGCAGACGTTTTCTCacagggaaaagaaaaag ATGCCAGACATGCTCAACTGGTTTGGTTGGTGCACATGGGATGCATTCTACACCAATGTCACTGCTCAAGGAGTGAAGAAAGGATTGCAGAG CTTTGAGAAAGGTGGGGTTTCTCCTAGATTTGTCATAATTGACGATGGATGGCAGTCGGTCGCTATGGATCCTGTGGGAATCGCTTGCTTATCTGATAACTCAGCCAA CTTTGCAAACAGGTTGACTCACATTAAGGAGAACCACAAGTTTCAGAAAAATGGCAGGGAGGGTCACAGGGAAGATGATCCAGCAAAGGGCCTAGCACACATCGTCAATGAAATCAAAGGGAAACATGAGCTGAAGTATGGCACCATGACATTGGATAAGTTGTTCTTATATATTCGTTTATTACAAATTTTGAAAGTCGTCTCTCTGACATGTGTCAAACAACTCAGGTACGTGTATGTATGGCATGCCATTACCGGTTACTGGGGTGGAGTCAGGCCAGGTGTAGCTGGAATGGAGCACTACGAATCAAAGATGCAGCAGCCTGTGTCATCACCAGGGGTTCAGAAAAACGAGCCCTGTGATGCTTTGGACAGCATAACGACCAATGGAATGGGCCTTGTGAACCCTGAGAAAGTATTCAGTTTCTACAATGAACTCCACTCGTATCTTGCATCTGCTGGGATCGACGGGGTCAAGGTAGACGTGCAGAACATCCTTGAGACGCTAGGTGCTGGCCATGGTGGAAGGGTACTGCTAGCTAGAAAGTACCAGCAGGCTCTAGAAGCTTCCGTCGCTAGGAACTTCCCTGACAATGGCATCATATCATGCATGAGCCACAACACTGACAACTTATACAG TTCAAAACGGAGCGCGGTGATTAGAGCCTCTGATGATTTCTGGCCGAGAGACCCTGCTTCCCATACCATACACATTGCATCTGTCGCCTATAACACCGTCTTTCTTGGTGAATTCATGCAGCCAGATTGGGACATGTTCCAT AGTGTTCATCCGATGGCTGAATACCATGCTGCAGCTCGAGCGGTTGGTGGTTGTGCCATATATGtgag TGACAAGCCTGGAAACCATGACTTCAATCTGCTTAAGAAGCTTGTGCTTCCTGATGGATCGATCCTGCGTGCAAAACTCCCTGGGAGACCAACTAGAGATTGCCTCTTCTCAGATCCCGCAAGGGACGGCAAAAG CATTCTCAAGATATGGAACCTGAACGAACACTCCGGTGTCATTGGCGCCTTCAACTGCCAAGGCGCCGGCTGGTGCCAGGTAGGGAAGAAGAACCTCATCCACGACGAGCAGCCCGGAACAGTGACAGGCGTCATCCGGGCACAGGATGTGGGCTACCTTGCAAAGGTTGCTGATCAGAGCTGGAACGGTGACGTGATCGTGTATTCCCACGTAGGAG GGGAGGTGGTGTACCTGCCGAAGAACGCCTCGCTGCCTGTGACGCTGAGATCACGCGAGTACGAGGTGTTCACCGTGGTCCCTCTGAAGCACCTGCCAAACGGCGTCTCCTTCGCGCCGATCGGCCTGGTCGGCATGTTCAACTCCGGTGGCGCGGTGAGGGAGGTGAGGTTCAGTGAGGATGCCGACGTCGAGCTCAAAGTGCGGGGCTCGGGCACGGTCGGCGCTTATTCCTCGACGAGGCCGAGGAGTGTCACCATCGATTCGAAGGCGGTTGGTTTTTGCTACGATGACGCCTGTGGCCAGCTCACCTTTGAGCTTGGCCTCTCCGAACAAGAACTATACTTTTGGACAGTTTCAGTGGGCTACTGA
- the LOC8055227 gene encoding probable galactinol--sucrose galactosyltransferase 1 isoform X2, translating into MTVGAGIAVQDGSLLALGAKVLREVRPNVLVTPAAGGGLTNGAFLGVRSAPAGSRSVFPVGKLRDQRFMCTFRFKMWWMTQRMGSSGRDIPFETQFLIVEGTDGLQSTGDGTGEQPVVYTIFLPILEGSFRAVLQGNADDELEICLESGDPDVESFEGSHLVFVGAGSDPFEVITNSVKVVERHLQTFSHREKKKMPDMLNWFGWCTWDAFYTNVTAQGVKKGLQSFEKGGVSPRFVIIDDGWQSVAMDPVGIACLSDNSANFANRLTHIKENHKFQKNGREGHREDDPAKGLAHIVNEIKGKHELKYVYVWHAITGYWGGVRPGVAGMEHYESKMQQPVSSPGVQKNEPCDALDSITTNGMGLVNPEKVFSFYNELHSYLASAGIDGVKVDVQNILETLGAGHGGRVLLARKYQQALEASVARNFPDNGIISCMSHNTDNLYSSKRSAVIRASDDFWPRDPASHTIHIASVAYNTVFLGEFMQPDWDMFHSVHPMAEYHAAARAVGGCAIYVSDKPGNHDFNLLKKLVLPDGSILRAKLPGRPTRDCLFSDPARDGKSILKIWNLNEHSGVIGAFNCQGAGWCQVGKKNLIHDEQPGTVTGVIRAQDVGYLAKVADQSWNGDVIVYSHVGGEVVYLPKNASLPVTLRSREYEVFTVVPLKHLPNGVSFAPIGLVGMFNSGGAVREVRFSEDADVELKVRGSGTVGAYSSTRPRSVTIDSKAVGFCYDDACGQLTFELGLSEQELYFWTVSVGY; encoded by the exons ATGACGGTGGGCGCCGGGATCGCCGTCCAGGACGGCAGCCTCCTGGCGCTGGGGGCCAAGGTCCTGCGGGAGGTGCGCCCCAACGTGCTCGTCACGCCCGCCGCCGGCGGAGGCCTCACCAACGGCGCGTTCCTCGGCGTCCGCTCCGCACCCGCCGGCAGCCGCAGCGTCTTCCCCGTCGGCAAGCTCCG TGACCAGCGATTCATGTGCACGTTCCGGTTCAAGATGTGGTGGATGACGCAGAGGATGGGCTCATCAGGCCGCGACATCCCCTTCGAGACGCAGTTCCTGATCGTCGAAGGCACCGATGGACTGCAGTCCACCGGCGATGGCACCGGCGAGCAGCCTGTCGTGTACACCATCTTCCTCCCCATATTGGAGGGCTCATTCCGTGCTGTTCTTCAGGGGAACGCTGACGATGAGCTGGAGATTTGCTTAGAGAGCG GCGATCCAGATGTGGAATCCTTCGAAGGCTCCCATCTGGTCTTCGTTGGCGCCGGATCGGATCCGTTCGAGGTCATCACAAATTCAGTAAA AGTCGTTGAGAGGCACTTGCAGACGTTTTCTCacagggaaaagaaaaag ATGCCAGACATGCTCAACTGGTTTGGTTGGTGCACATGGGATGCATTCTACACCAATGTCACTGCTCAAGGAGTGAAGAAAGGATTGCAGAG CTTTGAGAAAGGTGGGGTTTCTCCTAGATTTGTCATAATTGACGATGGATGGCAGTCGGTCGCTATGGATCCTGTGGGAATCGCTTGCTTATCTGATAACTCAGCCAA CTTTGCAAACAGGTTGACTCACATTAAGGAGAACCACAAGTTTCAGAAAAATGGCAGGGAGGGTCACAGGGAAGATGATCCAGCAAAGGGCCTAGCACACATCGTCAATGAAATCAAAGGGAAACATGAGCTGAA GTACGTGTATGTATGGCATGCCATTACCGGTTACTGGGGTGGAGTCAGGCCAGGTGTAGCTGGAATGGAGCACTACGAATCAAAGATGCAGCAGCCTGTGTCATCACCAGGGGTTCAGAAAAACGAGCCCTGTGATGCTTTGGACAGCATAACGACCAATGGAATGGGCCTTGTGAACCCTGAGAAAGTATTCAGTTTCTACAATGAACTCCACTCGTATCTTGCATCTGCTGGGATCGACGGGGTCAAGGTAGACGTGCAGAACATCCTTGAGACGCTAGGTGCTGGCCATGGTGGAAGGGTACTGCTAGCTAGAAAGTACCAGCAGGCTCTAGAAGCTTCCGTCGCTAGGAACTTCCCTGACAATGGCATCATATCATGCATGAGCCACAACACTGACAACTTATACAG TTCAAAACGGAGCGCGGTGATTAGAGCCTCTGATGATTTCTGGCCGAGAGACCCTGCTTCCCATACCATACACATTGCATCTGTCGCCTATAACACCGTCTTTCTTGGTGAATTCATGCAGCCAGATTGGGACATGTTCCAT AGTGTTCATCCGATGGCTGAATACCATGCTGCAGCTCGAGCGGTTGGTGGTTGTGCCATATATGtgag TGACAAGCCTGGAAACCATGACTTCAATCTGCTTAAGAAGCTTGTGCTTCCTGATGGATCGATCCTGCGTGCAAAACTCCCTGGGAGACCAACTAGAGATTGCCTCTTCTCAGATCCCGCAAGGGACGGCAAAAG CATTCTCAAGATATGGAACCTGAACGAACACTCCGGTGTCATTGGCGCCTTCAACTGCCAAGGCGCCGGCTGGTGCCAGGTAGGGAAGAAGAACCTCATCCACGACGAGCAGCCCGGAACAGTGACAGGCGTCATCCGGGCACAGGATGTGGGCTACCTTGCAAAGGTTGCTGATCAGAGCTGGAACGGTGACGTGATCGTGTATTCCCACGTAGGAG GGGAGGTGGTGTACCTGCCGAAGAACGCCTCGCTGCCTGTGACGCTGAGATCACGCGAGTACGAGGTGTTCACCGTGGTCCCTCTGAAGCACCTGCCAAACGGCGTCTCCTTCGCGCCGATCGGCCTGGTCGGCATGTTCAACTCCGGTGGCGCGGTGAGGGAGGTGAGGTTCAGTGAGGATGCCGACGTCGAGCTCAAAGTGCGGGGCTCGGGCACGGTCGGCGCTTATTCCTCGACGAGGCCGAGGAGTGTCACCATCGATTCGAAGGCGGTTGGTTTTTGCTACGATGACGCCTGTGGCCAGCTCACCTTTGAGCTTGGCCTCTCCGAACAAGAACTATACTTTTGGACAGTTTCAGTGGGCTACTGA